The Carnobacterium sp. 17-4 genome has a window encoding:
- a CDS encoding ABC transporter ATP-binding protein, producing the protein MSRNSPAQTKPLRENKPKNFWKTIKRLLGYMSKRLIALIGVFILAIIAIVLQSQTPKILGEATTEIFKGVMEGMQSQEAGQIVEVLPIDFNSIASILVTVAILYLFSALFTYFQQFTMTRVAQRTVYDLRKDLKDKMNRVPMNYYDTHSNGDIMSRAVNDMDQIANTLQQTLTQFVNSIVTFFAVVYMMFTISGTLTLVTLITVPISVVTISLIAPRSQKLFAVQQRSLGILNNQVEETYAGHVVVKTYNQEETEMVKFEEKNDQLYHASRKAQFLSGLIMPLMAFIRNLGYLAVAVVGGIFVANGTVTLGNVQAMLQYSNQLNQPIREMANLINMIQATVASAERVFEVLDEEEMTNEPSSIPPVENSPYKVQFEHVQFGYGGKDEPLLMRDFNLNVEAGQMVAIVGPTGAGKSTLINLLERFYDVSGGSIKLDGVDIRDLSREEVRSRFAMVLQDTWLFNGSIIDNIRYGSALYGQDDKRVYDSAKAAHVDDFVRKLPNGYETILNEEASNISSGQRQLITIARAFLVDPEILILDEATSSVDTRTEVLIQKAMRKLLKNRTSFVVAHRLSTIRDADNIIVMNHGDVIETGTHDELMAKNGFYADLYNSQFVQQVIS; encoded by the coding sequence ATGAGTAGAAATAGTCCCGCTCAAACTAAACCTCTTCGTGAAAATAAACCGAAAAATTTTTGGAAGACGATAAAAAGACTGCTTGGCTATATGTCCAAACGGTTGATTGCGCTAATAGGTGTATTCATTTTAGCGATTATAGCGATTGTATTGCAGTCTCAAACACCAAAAATTTTAGGTGAAGCAACAACTGAAATATTTAAAGGTGTGATGGAAGGGATGCAGTCACAAGAAGCTGGACAAATAGTTGAGGTTTTGCCGATCGATTTTAATTCAATTGCTAGCATCTTGGTAACTGTGGCAATACTTTATCTTTTTTCTGCACTTTTTACTTACTTTCAACAATTTACAATGACTCGTGTAGCTCAAAGAACCGTTTACGACTTACGAAAAGATTTAAAGGATAAAATGAACCGAGTTCCGATGAATTATTATGATACCCATTCAAATGGCGACATTATGTCTCGTGCAGTAAACGATATGGACCAAATTGCCAATACATTACAGCAAACTTTGACTCAGTTTGTCAACAGTATAGTAACTTTTTTTGCAGTGGTGTACATGATGTTTACTATTAGTGGAACCTTAACGCTAGTCACCTTGATTACTGTTCCAATAAGCGTTGTGACCATCAGCCTAATCGCCCCAAGGTCACAAAAATTATTTGCAGTGCAACAAAGAAGTTTGGGGATTTTGAATAATCAAGTTGAAGAGACGTATGCAGGGCATGTTGTAGTGAAAACTTACAATCAAGAAGAAACAGAAATGGTAAAATTTGAAGAAAAAAATGATCAACTCTACCATGCTTCGCGAAAAGCGCAGTTTTTATCTGGATTGATCATGCCACTAATGGCCTTTATTCGTAATTTAGGTTATCTGGCTGTTGCTGTAGTTGGTGGAATATTTGTTGCAAATGGAACAGTAACATTAGGAAATGTACAAGCGATGTTACAATATTCGAATCAATTAAACCAACCTATTCGTGAAATGGCAAATCTTATCAATATGATTCAAGCAACCGTGGCTTCAGCAGAGCGTGTTTTTGAGGTGCTAGATGAAGAAGAGATGACCAATGAGCCTTCTTCTATTCCACCTGTAGAGAACTCCCCTTACAAGGTTCAATTTGAGCATGTTCAATTTGGTTATGGCGGAAAAGATGAACCATTATTGATGAGAGATTTTAATTTAAACGTTGAAGCTGGGCAAATGGTTGCTATTGTAGGACCAACTGGTGCCGGAAAATCGACTTTGATAAACCTGTTAGAACGTTTTTATGATGTGAGCGGCGGAAGCATTAAGCTTGATGGTGTGGATATTAGAGATCTCTCCAGAGAAGAAGTACGGTCACGTTTTGCTATGGTTCTACAAGACACTTGGTTGTTTAATGGTTCTATTATCGACAACATTCGGTATGGGAGTGCACTATACGGTCAAGATGACAAGCGTGTTTATGATTCAGCGAAAGCAGCTCACGTAGATGATTTTGTGCGAAAACTTCCTAATGGATACGAGACCATACTGAATGAAGAAGCCAGTAATATCTCGTCAGGTCAAAGGCAATTAATTACCATTGCGCGTGCTTTTTTAGTGGATCCAGAAATTTTGATCTTAGATGAAGCCACCTCGAGTGTAGATACAAGAACAGAAGTGTTGATTCAAAAAGCAATGAGAAAATTACTGAAAAATAGAACCAGTTTTGTGGTAGCTCACCGACTTTCTACTATTCGAGATGCTGATAATATTATTGTAATGAACCATGGAGATGTTATCGAAACAGGTACTCATGACGAGTTGATGGCCAAAAACGGATTTTATGCTGATTTATACAACAGCCAATTTGTTCAACAAGTAATTAGTTAA
- a CDS encoding VOC family protein → MMLSEKTIIGKVVLNVENMEDMKNFYTSIIGLDIKKETEQSLKLGAFGDEQVLLELQPVAPVGEKPNATGLYHLAFLLPTRKDLGEILYHLLVSKYPLTGASDHGYSEALYLDDPEGNGIEIYTDKPKSMWDIRKDGQIAGVTEPMDAEGVIGEAKEEFQGMPKGTYMGHVHLFVAELEETEKFYQDVLGFDLKFKFGPQAKFFAAGEYHHQIGANVWAGKNIPAAQKGLRGLDYFTIVVSADEFTQVKDNLDAKEYAYQLDESTQTLSLEDTNGIAIKITTTN, encoded by the coding sequence ATGATGCTATCAGAGAAGACGATTATTGGAAAAGTGGTATTAAACGTTGAAAATATGGAGGATATGAAAAATTTCTATACTTCTATAATTGGTTTAGATATAAAAAAGGAAACAGAACAAAGCCTTAAACTAGGTGCTTTTGGTGATGAACAAGTCCTATTGGAATTACAACCTGTTGCACCGGTTGGTGAAAAACCAAACGCAACTGGATTGTACCACCTGGCATTTTTGTTGCCAACTCGTAAAGATTTAGGAGAAATTTTGTACCACCTTTTAGTATCTAAATACCCGTTAACTGGAGCAAGTGATCATGGTTATAGCGAAGCTCTTTATTTAGACGATCCAGAAGGCAATGGTATTGAAATCTATACCGATAAGCCGAAATCAATGTGGGATATCAGAAAAGATGGTCAAATCGCTGGAGTAACAGAGCCGATGGACGCAGAAGGTGTAATAGGAGAAGCAAAAGAAGAATTCCAAGGAATGCCTAAAGGAACGTATATGGGACATGTTCATTTATTTGTAGCCGAATTGGAAGAAACTGAAAAATTTTATCAAGACGTTTTAGGGTTTGATTTGAAATTTAAATTTGGTCCTCAAGCAAAATTCTTCGCAGCAGGCGAGTATCATCACCAAATTGGAGCCAATGTATGGGCCGGAAAAAATATTCCAGCCGCTCAAAAAGGCTTAAGAGGACTAGATTACTTTACTATTGTCGTCTCTGCTGATGAATTCACACAAGTAAAAGACAACCTTGATGCAAAAGAATATGCTTACCAATTAGATGAATCAACACAAACACTTTCACTGGAAGATACTAATGGGATAGCAATAAAAATTACAACAACTAATTAA
- a CDS encoding ABC transporter ATP-binding protein, translating to MFNLLKKLNYWAVFWAVVFMVIQVVGDLYLPTLTADIIDNGVATGNVNYIISVGVKMLGFSFVSILAAIANVYLAAQQSQQLGRNLRNEIYQKVSYFSNDEIDKIGTSSLITRTTNDVEQIQLVTMIMLRMMIMAPIMLVGAGILAYSREPKLAQVFIYVIPVLAIFIGLILYFAVPYFRSLQKKTDRLNLVFREGLTGIRVIRAFNRNDSEMKRFDEANKDFAETSIKAQTIISFMMPVMILIVSATNIAIIWFGGEYVSVGDMEVGNLVTFLTYAMQILISVMMLSMVFVFIPRGQVSAARINDVLAMESTIKDPEHPVAIQKKDVGSLSFEDVNYRYFGAEKLALEEISFEGRKGEVIAIVGGTGSGKTTIANLLTRFYDVESGSIAINGVDIRKMKQSELRSFTGYAPQKALLFTGTIRENLQYGKPDATDEEMWHALEIAQAADFISELTNGLDSLVEQGGGNFSGGQRQRLNIARAIISKADIMIFDDSFSALDFKTEVTLRKALIPETRSSVVLIIAQRISSVIQADTIIVLEEGKMVGKGTHEELKNTNETYQEIMRSQMKEEEM from the coding sequence ATGTTTAATTTATTAAAAAAGTTGAATTATTGGGCTGTTTTTTGGGCTGTTGTCTTTATGGTCATTCAAGTTGTTGGAGACTTGTATCTTCCGACCTTAACAGCGGATATTATTGATAATGGAGTAGCGACCGGGAATGTAAATTATATTATCTCAGTAGGCGTTAAAATGTTAGGGTTTTCATTTGTTAGTATACTTGCTGCAATTGCCAATGTTTATTTGGCTGCGCAACAATCCCAACAATTAGGAAGAAATTTACGCAATGAAATTTACCAAAAAGTTTCTTATTTTTCTAACGATGAAATAGATAAAATAGGAACGTCTTCTCTCATTACTAGAACGACAAATGATGTAGAACAAATTCAATTGGTGACAATGATCATGCTGAGGATGATGATTATGGCTCCCATCATGCTTGTCGGAGCAGGGATATTGGCTTATAGCCGTGAACCGAAATTGGCTCAAGTCTTTATCTATGTTATTCCTGTATTAGCAATTTTTATAGGATTGATCCTATATTTTGCAGTGCCTTATTTCAGATCATTGCAAAAGAAAACAGATCGTTTAAATCTAGTATTTCGTGAAGGCCTCACAGGGATTCGAGTTATTCGTGCGTTCAATCGAAATGATTCTGAAATGAAACGTTTTGACGAAGCCAATAAAGATTTTGCTGAGACATCTATTAAGGCACAAACCATTATAAGTTTTATGATGCCTGTTATGATTTTAATTGTTAGTGCAACGAATATAGCCATCATTTGGTTTGGTGGGGAGTACGTCAGTGTTGGAGATATGGAAGTTGGGAATTTAGTGACTTTTCTGACTTATGCCATGCAAATTTTGATAAGCGTTATGATGTTATCAATGGTTTTTGTATTCATTCCACGGGGACAAGTTTCGGCAGCGCGCATCAATGACGTTTTAGCTATGGAAAGTACCATTAAAGATCCTGAACATCCAGTTGCTATTCAAAAGAAAGATGTCGGTTCGCTATCCTTCGAAGACGTGAATTATCGTTATTTTGGAGCAGAAAAACTAGCTTTAGAAGAAATTAGTTTTGAAGGTAGAAAAGGTGAGGTAATTGCAATTGTCGGGGGAACAGGTTCTGGTAAAACAACTATTGCAAACTTACTCACACGTTTTTATGATGTTGAGTCCGGAAGCATTGCTATCAATGGAGTTGATATCCGCAAAATGAAGCAGTCTGAATTGCGCAGTTTTACAGGATATGCTCCGCAAAAAGCTTTACTGTTCACTGGAACGATTCGTGAAAATTTACAATACGGAAAACCAGACGCAACGGATGAAGAAATGTGGCATGCATTAGAAATCGCACAAGCAGCTGATTTTATTTCTGAATTGACAAATGGTTTAGATTCATTAGTAGAACAAGGTGGTGGGAATTTTTCAGGCGGACAAAGGCAACGGTTAAACATTGCTAGAGCAATCATTTCTAAGGCTGATATCATGATCTTTGACGATTCTTTTTCAGCACTAGATTTTAAAACAGAAGTAACTTTGAGAAAAGCTTTGATTCCAGAAACTAGAAGTTCAGTAGTTTTGATTATTGCCCAAAGAATCAGTTCGGTTATTCAAGCGGATACCATTATTGTTTTAGAAGAAGGAAAGATGGTTGGTAAAGGAACACATGAAGAATTAAAGAACACCAATGAGACCTACCAAGAAATTATGAGATCTCAGATGAAAGAGGAGGAGATGTAA
- a CDS encoding NAD(P)H-dependent oxidoreductase, giving the protein MTHLLVVRAHPLDSELSRSMQVTDAFVKSYTDGHPEDTIEDINLYDLAVPDIDRNLLQAWSELGTGTAFDELSETKQQKITLFNGYTNGFLHADKIVIANPLWNLNVPARLKAWVDTITVAGKTFRYNEKGEAVGLAGDKKVLHIQANGGVYDGKDPANQYLKTILNYIGVSDFQELFVEGMDYAPDKAADIVAEGIEKATALGKTF; this is encoded by the coding sequence ATGACACATTTATTAGTTGTTCGTGCACACCCATTAGATAGCGAGCTTTCTCGTTCGATGCAAGTGACTGATGCCTTCGTAAAATCATATACTGATGGTCACCCTGAAGATACAATTGAAGACATTAATTTATATGATTTAGCTGTTCCAGATATCGACCGTAATTTATTACAAGCTTGGTCAGAATTGGGTACTGGTACTGCTTTTGATGAATTATCTGAAACTAAACAGCAGAAAATCACTTTATTTAATGGATACACAAACGGATTTTTACATGCTGATAAAATTGTTATCGCAAACCCTCTATGGAACCTAAATGTTCCCGCTCGTTTAAAAGCATGGGTCGATACTATCACAGTTGCTGGAAAAACATTTAGATACAATGAAAAAGGCGAAGCAGTTGGGCTTGCTGGTGATAAAAAAGTCTTACATATTCAAGCAAATGGCGGAGTTTACGATGGAAAAGATCCCGCCAATCAATATTTAAAAACTATTTTAAATTATATTGGTGTTAGTGATTTCCAAGAATTATTTGTTGAAGGTATGGACTATGCGCCTGACAAAGCAGCAGATATTGTAGCTGAAGGCATTGAAAAGGCAACTGCACTAGGTAAAACATTTTAG
- a CDS encoding MBL fold metallo-hydrolase: protein MTLIKKIVTGMIGENCYVIYQEGKALIVDPGDEFVKIKKVLDELKVTPVAVLLTHTHYDHIGALEEVRKTYSIPVYVSNLEQAWLGNPILNLSIHSGHPITAEPAENEFELLKTYDIEGFEFKVVPTPGHSPGGVSFIFADFVVSGDALFKGSIGRTDLTGSDSEALLKGIKEQLFRLSDDLRVYPGHGEETTIGYEKRMNPFFSED, encoded by the coding sequence ATGACACTGATCAAAAAAATTGTTACTGGAATGATTGGAGAAAACTGTTATGTCATTTATCAAGAAGGAAAGGCGTTGATCGTTGATCCTGGGGATGAATTTGTAAAGATAAAAAAAGTTTTAGATGAATTAAAGGTGACACCCGTTGCTGTTTTATTGACACATACGCATTATGATCATATCGGTGCTTTGGAAGAAGTCAGAAAAACTTATTCTATTCCCGTTTATGTTAGTAATTTGGAACAGGCATGGCTTGGCAATCCGATATTAAATCTTTCGATTCACTCAGGCCATCCAATTACAGCAGAACCTGCTGAAAATGAATTTGAATTACTAAAAACATATGATATTGAAGGGTTTGAGTTTAAAGTTGTCCCAACACCAGGACATTCACCGGGTGGTGTCAGTTTTATTTTCGCTGACTTTGTGGTCTCTGGTGATGCATTATTCAAAGGCAGTATTGGTAGAACGGATTTGACCGGCAGTGATTCTGAAGCCTTATTAAAAGGTATTAAAGAGCAGTTGTTTCGTTTATCAGATGATTTGCGTGTCTATCCAGGTCATGGTGAGGAAACGACAATCGGCTATGAAAAGAGAATGAATCCTTTTTTTAGCGAAGATTAG